The genomic DNA CCTCGAAGATCTCGGATTTGATCGTCAATACATCCTTGATCACATGTACTTGCAGCCTTTGACTGCGTTTCGGGCGGAGTATCACTACTCCAATTACGGAATCACGATTGGTGCAGAAGCCGCAGCATCCGCGATGGGGATGACGTGGGAAGACACCGCTCAGACCTACCTATACGAGCCGCTCGGCATGGATTCGACGAGCTCTCGCTACGAGGATTTTCTCGCCGAAGCCGATCGCGCTGACCTGCACGCGATGGTTGACGGTGAGTTCACGCCGCTCTACGAGCGCAATCCAGAGGAGCAGTCGCCCGCGGGTGGTGTCTCATCGAACGTGGAGGACCTCGGCACCTGGATGAATCTGGTGCTTTCAGAGGGCGAGTTTCAGGGAGACACCTATATTGACTCGTCAGCTCTGCTCGCCGCAACGACGGGGCAGATGGTGTCGGGTCACCCGGGCACCGCGGCGGGACGAACGGGAATGTACGGATTCGGCTTCCAGGTGGGGTCCCAACCGGGCGGGCGAGCCTCAATCAGTCATTCGGGGGCTTTCGTCTTGGGAGCGGGAACCAGCTTCAGAATGATTCCGAGTCTTGATCTTGGGATTGTCGTTCTCACCAACGGTGCTCCCGTGGGTGCTGCGGAGGCAGTCACCTCGTCGTTCTTGGATCTCGTGCAGTTCGGGTACGAGACGCGCGACTGGTTTGCGGACTACGCCGGTGCGCTCGGCGTCTATCTCGCACCCGCTGGTGATCTCGCGGGCGAGACCCGCCCGACAGATGCTGCAGCTCCCGGTGACTACGCCGAATACGTTGGCACGTACGAAAGTGACTACTACGGCACCCTCTCGGTCACAGCGACAGACGACGGATCGACTCTGATGGGAGCCCTCGGGCCCGACGGTCAGTATGAGTTCGTGCTTTCGCCGTGGGACGGTGACGAATACTCATTCATTCCCACCGGAGAGAACGCCCCGGAGGGTTCTCTTTCGTCGGCTGAGTTCACTCGCTCCGAAGGTCAGGTCAACGCTGTCACGCTCGACTTCTTCAACTCCCAGGGCTTGGGTACCTGGGAACGCGTAACGCCCTAGCCTGCGTTGCTCGGCTCCCACCCCAATGCGGGAGCGACGTACTTCGCGAAGGACCCGACCATACGCAGGTTGAACTCAACCCCCAGCTGGCTCGGGATGGCAATCGCAAGCAACACAGCCTCCGCGAGCCGTGGGCTTCGTGAATCGCTATACGCCGTGGGACATGCGGGTGTGCTGGTTCTCTACACGGCCAGCTAGTTGAACGGCGCCCACGTCGTGCGTTCGACGAACCACTTCGGCGCCCATGTGACGAAGGATGACGGATCAAAGGTCGTGTCGAGGATCTCGACAGACTCGATCTGCATCGCGAGAAGCGAGAGGGTATGAGTGCGAGGGCTGTCGCTCTCCCAATCCCAAAAGTGATAGCGGGGTGTTTTGTCGTGCGCCCGACGACTCGGGCCGTAATCCATCGGCGCGCACCGTCGAACCAGGACTGCGCCACCATCTTCCTTCGATCGGAAGGTGACCAGCACTTCACGGCGTCGCGCTATCGCCTCAATAACGTCGTCATGGTTTGGTAGCTCCACAGTTCCCCCTCAGGCGTCCGGACGCTGCCGTTCGTCGCGTCCTACCCCCAAGGCTGTCGGACACCGAGAAGACCGTCAAGGCTGCTCCCGTTCGATCAACCCGACGCGCGATCTAGAACTGCGCATGGCGGCAGTGCTCAGAAGGTTTGGGTCATGAGGACGCTGGGGTTTGCGCTTCGAAATTGCCACAGACCCGCATCGGACCCCCGTCACGAAACTCGCGCAGACCCACTCCTGCGACTGCCAGCGATGAGCTATGTGTTGGTCGATGAGTCTGCCGTCGGGCGCGGGGAGCTGCCGTTGCTTCGAGGCGCCCGCAAAAGCGAGTGCTGCTTGTTGATCTTCGCCGCCTGGCACATCCTCTGAAAGTGTTCCTCGTCTACGGCCTTGAGGAACTCCATCGCCCGGCGAAGTTGAGCGTGAACGGAACGCGCGTCCAGTACGTCCACGCTCTCGCTACCTTCACCGTGCGAATGTCGGTTGCAGAAGTCGTAAACATCACGGAAGGGCTCACCTTCTTTAGTCTCGACCAGCGAACGCAACTGTTCGGAGAAGTCAGTCCGATGAGGGGCCTTGTAACTTGCGAAGATCTCAAGAACTCGTCGCGCTGCATTCGGGAGAAGAAAGAGCCGGTCGTGATCGGGGCTGTCCCCCACGCCTGCCATGACCATCGCAAATAGATATGCGTACTCGGAAGTGGTACTCAAGAGGAGCGGGGGCAGGTTGGCGATCCTCGTACCTCGACGGTCTCCGTCTTGAGCTGAGTACATCTCTAAGAACGCAACCTTGGGGAATCGAGATTCGTCAGCGTCCCCCGTCCGGATGGCCTTGTTCGAGGATCCCCACTTGCTTCCCTTCGACTTGATGAACAGCCGCAGAAGCCCGAAATCGTGAGTCAAGATGATGAACTGCCCAAAATCCTCCAACGTGTCGAGCAGCCACTGATGGGTTGCGAACAGTGCCTCTCGATCGAGGGAGCTGGACGGGTCATCGATGACCACGATTCGTTGCGCTCGCTCGTTTCCTGGTTTCTGCTCATCCTCGAGGCGTCGCAGGAAGTAGAGCAGAGAGAGGGTCGTTCTCTCACCCTCACTCAGGTGTGTTGCGGGATCATCGCCGCGCCGACAGGCATAGGACTTGCCATCGTCCGTAA from Microbacterium endophyticum includes the following:
- a CDS encoding serine hydrolase, with the translated sequence MRSRYRFPLVFLSSLTIVGLVAGCASAPATVEVVAGGSPDADAVALPEGASDEEVDAAVASALAQLPDLAQEALDTAGIPGLAIGVVHGGETVYAEGFGVKNIETDAPIDAQTVFQLASLSKPISATVVAKAITAGAITWQTPVQSELDGFELSDPYVTENATVGDFFSHRSGLATGAGDDLEDLGFDRQYILDHMYLQPLTAFRAEYHYSNYGITIGAEAAASAMGMTWEDTAQTYLYEPLGMDSTSSRYEDFLAEADRADLHAMVDGEFTPLYERNPEEQSPAGGVSSNVEDLGTWMNLVLSEGEFQGDTYIDSSALLAATTGQMVSGHPGTAAGRTGMYGFGFQVGSQPGGRASISHSGAFVLGAGTSFRMIPSLDLGIVVLTNGAPVGAAEAVTSSFLDLVQFGYETRDWFADYAGALGVYLAPAGDLAGETRPTDAAAPGDYAEYVGTYESDYYGTLSVTATDDGSTLMGALGPDGQYEFVLSPWDGDEYSFIPTGENAPEGSLSSAEFTRSEGQVNAVTLDFFNSQGLGTWERVTP